Proteins from one Camelina sativa cultivar DH55 chromosome 8, Cs, whole genome shotgun sequence genomic window:
- the LOC104708993 gene encoding vesicle transport protein GOT1 yields MMSFEMNDRKKIGLGLTGFGVFFSFLGVVFVFDKGLLAMGNILFISGVSLTIGFKSTMQFFMKRQNYKGTISFGVGFFFVVIGWPILGMMLETYGFFVLFSGFWPTLAVFAQKIPVLGWIIQQPYIRTFFDKYRGKRVPV; encoded by the exons ATGATGTCCTTCGAAATGAATGACCGAAAAA AAATCGGGTTAGGGCTCACAGGATTTGGAGTATTTTTCTCGTTTTTGGGAGTAGTCTTTGTGTTTGATAAGGGATTACTTGCCATGGGAAAC ATTCTTTTCATATCGGGTGTTAGTCTAACCATTGGCTTCAAGTCTACCATGCAGTTTTTCATGAAACGTCAAAATTATAAG GGAACTATTTCTTTTGGCGtcggtttcttttttgttgtcattGGGTGGCCAATCCTGGGAATGATGTTGGAGACCTATGGCTTTTTCGTACTCTTCAG TGGCTTCTGGCCAACCTTGGCAGTTTTTGCTCAGAAGATACCAGTTCTCGGTTGGATCATTCAGCAACCATATATTAGAACG